The Curtobacterium sp. MCSS17_015 genomic sequence TGCTCCCGGGTGTCGAGGACGTCGAGTCCGGGGGTCGCGAGTTCGGTCCGCATCACGACGGCCATCAGTCCGGCCAAGCAGAAGTACCAGAACGAGGTGACGAGGTACAGGTTGCCGATCGTCTTGTGGTCCGTGGAGGTGTGCCAGTGGACGGCTCGGATGCCGGTCCGCAGTGGTCGTCGTCCGAGGAGTTCGTCCGGCTCCTCGCCGAGTGCCGGGGGCGTGGTCGTCTGTGTCACGGCGTGGTCCGTCCGATCGTGGTCCGCGGGCGTGCGGCATCGAGGTGGGTGCGTGTGCCCGGGTTCGTGCGGGCCGTCGCGAGCGCGACGTGGCCGAGGTCGTCGGGCGCCCCGGCGGCGGCTGGTCGTCGGGCTGCACGCTGCCGTGCCGCTCCCGTGCCCAGCGTGAAGAGGTCGGCGATGCCACGCTCGACGAGCTGGTCGTCGCCGTTCGCGACGAGTGCCGGCAGGACGTGCGACAGCAGCAGCATCACGACGTCGCGCGCCGGGGCCGGGCGTTCGGTCGTCGGGTCGACGAGGCACCCGTCCAGCCCCTCGAGGGCCGCCCGCCAGTTCGCCAGCCGCACGGCGCAGGCGGGGGTGAGCGGAGCCTCCCGTCCGGCGGCCGCGTCGCGGGCCGCGGTGTCGACGAGGGCGCGGACCAGGCCGGCGACCGTGACCGTCGTCCCCGGGTCGAGCGGCACGTCGGCCACCCGGACCTCGACGGTCGGGTGGTTCCGCGAGAGCCGAGCGTCGAGGTACAGCATCCCCGGGTCGAGCAGTGCGCCGCTCCCGAGCATCGCCTCGGTGACGGACCGGTACCGGGCCAACGAGCCGAACCGTTCCATCGGCCCGGAGGACGGCCACTGGTTCCAGAGCATCGACCGCCAACTCGCGTGCCCGGTGTCGACGCCGTCGTGGAACGGGGAGTTCGCGCAGAGGGCGATCAGGATCGGCGTCCACGTCCGGATCTGGTCGAGGACGGCCACGCCCTCCTCGGGGGAGTCCACCGACACGTGCACGTGCAGTCCCGAGGTGAGCACGCGCCGGGGCAGCGTCCCGTACCGCTGCATGATCGTCGCGTACCGCGCCGAGTCCGTCGGATGGGGATCCACCGGGCACGGGGACGTGGCGAGGGGGGCGGCGTGCGCCCCGGCCTCCGAGGCGAGCGACTCGGTGAAGTCGCGGTTCGCGAGCACCTGCCCGCCGAGGGCGGCGAGGGACGAGTGCGGCCGGCTGATGACCTCGATGGCCTCGCGGTGCATCTCGCCGACGACCTCGCCGCCGTCACCGGGGCCACCGGCGGCGATGGCGCGGGCGAGGACCTGGTCGGCGACCGGGACCGGGCGGCCCGTCCTCCGGTCGATGAGCAGCAGCTCTTCTTCGACTCCCATGGTGCGCATGCACTCGAGTGAATGCGCCCTCGGCTGCGTGCCGTGCCCGAGTGGCCGGAGTGCGCGGACGGTCGATCCGGAGTGCGCGGAGGACGGGCCCGGACACACGCGACGGCCGGCCCCCGAGGGGACCGGCCGTCACGGGTGTGGTGGTCCGGGGACTACGCGTCCACGCCAGCGGTCAGGACCGCGGCGGCGGGGTCGAAGTCCTCGGGCAGCGGCGGGACCGCGTCCACGGTCGAGGTGATCTCGACGGCCGATCCCGACTCGGCGGCGTCACGGATGCCGAGCAGCACGTCGAGGACGTGCAGCGCCACGGCGCCGGAGGCCCGCTCCGGACGGTCCTCGGCGATCGCGCGCGCGAGCTCGACGACGCCGGTCCCACGGCCCCAGGTGGAGCCGACGGCGGGGAGCGTCTCGGGCTCGTCGTGCCCGTACCGCCACAGCTGCGACGACCCCTCGAAGGTGTTCGGGTCCGGGAGCGAGATCGTGCCGAGCGTGCCGTTGATCTCGACGAACCCCATCCGTGGCAGCGCGTGCTGGAACGAGAACGTCGACTGGGCGGACTGCCCGCCG encodes the following:
- a CDS encoding glutamate--cysteine ligase; protein product: MRTMGVEEELLLIDRRTGRPVPVADQVLARAIAAGGPGDGGEVVGEMHREAIEVISRPHSSLAALGGQVLANRDFTESLASEAGAHAAPLATSPCPVDPHPTDSARYATIMQRYGTLPRRVLTSGLHVHVSVDSPEEGVAVLDQIRTWTPILIALCANSPFHDGVDTGHASWRSMLWNQWPSSGPMERFGSLARYRSVTEAMLGSGALLDPGMLYLDARLSRNHPTVEVRVADVPLDPGTTVTVAGLVRALVDTAARDAAAGREAPLTPACAVRLANWRAALEGLDGCLVDPTTERPAPARDVVMLLLSHVLPALVANGDDQLVERGIADLFTLGTGAARQRAARRPAAAGAPDDLGHVALATARTNPGTRTHLDAARPRTTIGRTTP